The genomic DNA AAATAAATCCAGTTTTTTACACTTTTTTTTCAATATTTCATATTTTTTGCTCTTCTTTTATAGTATTTAAAAATAATAGTTTATAATAATAAATGGTCATTTTGCGCCAATTTTCACAATAATGTGAAAAAAAATACTTATGAGATTAAACTTCTCCGAGCTTTTGATTGTAGTTTTTATCGATATGGCAGCACGTGATCAACCATGGTAGCCGCAAACTTTAGGATGCCTGGTATTTTCCTCAGGCTAATCCTTCGGCGGAACTCAGGACGAGCGCCTAGCCTACCAACTTAACAATTTTTGTTGGCTTGATAAATAAATAAAATCTTAATGATGAAGGTCAATACAACCAATGAACGATAAAACTGATAGTTTTGGCCGCGTGGAAGATAAAAAAAGGCAGAGATGGGTTCTACTTAGTTGGAAAGAATTACAAACAAGGATTAACGATCTGAGATTTTAGAAGGAGTCGTGTCAATGAATAGGTTAACAAGAACGGAAGATCAGAAATCAAAAATTACCATTTCTTGTTCTTAAATCATTCTAAAATAAAAAAGGCAGAGATGGCCGGGTATAGAGGGTTCCCGTTTCTCTGCCTCTATCAATTATGGGGATCTTGTTGAGGTAGAGAACCCGTTCTCAGTCGAGAACGGGTTCTGAAGCTTTTTATTTATTTACTTTCTCATTAATAACTGCTTGAGCCGCTGCCAATCGCGCAATAGGTACCCGGAATGGCGAACAGCTTACATAATTAAGGCCGAGCGAATGGCAAAACTCCACCGAATTCGGTTCGCCTCCATGTTCACCGCATATGCCGATCTTCAGGTCTTTGCGTACTTTACGCCCTTTGTCGATCGCCATTTTCATCAGGATGCCAATGGAATTCTGATCGATGACCTGGAAAGGATCCACCGGGAGGAGCTTTTTATCAAGATATTCCGGAAGAAATCCGCCGATATCGTCGCGGGAGAAGCCAAACGTCATCTGCGTGAGGTCATTGGTACCGAAAGAGAAAAACTCTGCGTCTTCGGCCACTTTATCCGCCGTCAAACAGGCGCGAGGAATCTCAATCATAGTTCCCACCAAATGCGGGATTTTCTTCATGCCAAATTTCGCCAGAACTTCTGCGTATATGTTTTCGACCAGTGTTTTTTGATTTTTTAATTCCGTATTAGCCGCAACCACAGGAATCATGATCTCTGGAAATACTTTTTTGCCTTCTTTGAGTAATTCCGCCGCCGCTTCAAATATGGCGCGAACCTGCATTTCCGTTACTTCCGGATAGGTCACGCCGAGACGAACGCCGCGATGCCCCATCATCGGATTATTCTCATGAAGATCTTCGGCGCGTTTATTAAATTGCTCCGCCGTGATACCGAGGCTCGACGAAAGTTTATTTCGTTCTTCCTCATGCTGCGGTACAAATTCATGTAACGGCGGATCGAGCGTCCGGATCGTAACCGCATATCCGTCCATTGCCGCCAATGTGCCTTTGATGTCCGACTTGACGAACGGAAAGAGTTCGTCTAATGCGGCTCGTCGTTCCTCTTCATTCTTCGATACGATCATTTTGCGCAGCAGGAAGAGCGGTTGTTCAGAATTTTTTCCATAGAACATGTGCTCGGTTCTGAATAAGCCGATGCCTTCGGCTCCGAATAGGCGCCCTTTAGCGGCGTCTTCCGGCGTGTCGGCATTGGTGCGAACTTTCAGTCTGCGCACCTGGTCGCACAGTTTCATAAATTCGATAAAATTTGGATTGTCTTCGGCGGCTTTGATCATCGGGAGTGAACCTTCATACACAAATCCGGCGGTGCCGTTCAGCGTAATCCAGTCGCCCTCATTGATCTTATGTCCGTTAACTCTGAAGTATCTGTCCGAAAGATGAATTTCGAGTTCGCCGGCGCCGACGATGCAGCACTTGCCCCATCCGCGCGCAACGAGCGCCGCGTGGCTTGTCATACCGCCTCGTGCAGTGAGAATGCCTTCTGCCGCTCGCATGCCTTCCACGTCTTCCGGATTGGTTTCATCACGCACCAGAATAACTTTCTTCCCTTGTTTTCCCCATGCGACCGCGTCAGCCGCCGAGAAAACAGCCTGGCCTGCCGCACCGCCGGGGCCTGCGGGCAACCCTTTGGCGATCGGTTTAAGTTTAAGTTCCGCAGCTGGATCAATAATAGGATGCAGGAGTTCTTCTAACTGCGCAGGAGTCACGCGCATGATTGCTTCTTCCTTGTTGATCAGTTTTTCCTTATACATATCCAGCGCCATTTTTACGGCCGAAGGGCCGTTACGTTTTCCAACGCGGCACTGCAGCATCCACAACTTGCCTTCCTGAATCGTAAATTCGATATCGAGCATGTCGTGATAATGCTTTTCCAATTTTCGTTCTATTACATGTAATTGTTTATAGGCATTCGGCATGGCCGTTTCCAGCGACGATAGATGTTCGTTATGCGGATTCTTGCCAATCTCGTTCAGCGGATTCGGCGTACGAATTCCGGCAACCACATCTTCACCTTGGGCATTGGCAAGCCATTCACCGTAAAAATGATTGTCGCCCGTGGCGGGATTACGCGTAAAGGCTACGCCTGTTGCGGAGGAATTGCCCATATTACCATAGACCATCGCCTGAACATTCACTGCAGTTCCCCATTCATCCGGAATGCCTTCGATCCTGCGATACGCAATAGCGCGCTTGCCGACCCAGCTTGCAAATACGGCGCCGATCGCGCCCCAGATTTGTTCCATCGGATCTTCAGGAAATGGCGTACCGAGAACTTCGATAACACGTGCCTTATACGTCGCAATCAACTGTTTAAGGTCATCTGCCGTCAGGTCGGTATCAAGCTTAATACCTCGCGCCGTTTTCAGCGCATTAAGGTCAAGTTCTAACAGGTGTCGAATGCCGTGCCCGTCCTTAGGTTCGATACCGGCGGCTTTTTCCATCACGACGTCGGAATACATCTGGATCAACCGGCGATACGCGTCATAGACAAATCGCGGATTTTGTGTTTTTTCAATGAGTCCTTTGCAGGTCGCTTCGTTTAATCCCACATTCAGAACGGTTTCCATCATACCGGGTAAGGAGCGGCGGGCGCCGGAGCGTACGGATACGAGCAACGGATTTTTCTTATCGTTAAATTGAGCGCCCATGATCTTCTCAACAAAAACCATTGCTTTTTCGACCTGGGCTTTTACTTCAGGAGGAAATTTTCTTTTATTTTTATAATAATAGGTGCAAACTTCGGTTGTGATCGTAAAGCCGGCCGGAACAGGAATCCCGATATTGGCCATTTCGGCAAGATTTGCGCCTTTACCGCCGAGCAGGTTTTTCATTTCAGCTTTACCTTCGGCTTTGCCGTTGCCGTACGTATAAACCATTTTTTTAGATTTTGTTTTAGCCGGTTTGCTTTTGGGTTTTGTTGCCATAAATAAGAATATCTCCGTTGTTAATATCTTTTTGTAATAGGGAAATGTATAAAACTTTCTATCATTAATCTAAGACTTTGGTCATTTTAAAACATGATTTTTGTCATGAAATGATGAAAAAATATACAGTTTTGCATATTATTGGACCTTCAAACGGTTTTGAGATAATCGAAATCTCAAATACCAAAACCCAAATCACAAATAAGTTCCAATAACAAGAAACAAAACCAGCTTATCGGGTTTACTCACAATTGATAGAAACGCTGTCAGCCTGAGCCCGTCGAAGGCTGATTTTATTGATCGTTTGTCATGCTTCTCAGCCTGAGGCTGATCTGCATGACTTTGTGAGCCAACCCTATAAGCGGGGGGATACTAAAATGTTAATCATTAACAATGTTCGGTCATTGGCGGTTTTGAATTTATTTAAAATTTGTTATTTGTGATTTGAAACTTACTATCTTGGTTTTTTCGTTTCCTTTTGCTGTTCAAAGAACCGTCTCAGCTCCTCTTTCTTCTCTTTTGAAAGTTCATGCCACCGAATTCCCTGTATCGCGCCTTCCAGTGCGCATAGTGAACTCAGGCATGCGCCTTCGTCTTCTGCTTTCAAACGCAGAAAAACTTTTTCTGCGCCTAGTTTTTTAAGTTCGTGAAATGAATAAATATCGGCTCGTTTCAATTTTTTCGCCATCACTTTGCCGATATTCGGCAGACGGTTGATCTCATGTTTTTGTCGATTTTGAATGAAGTGGGGCATAGATGTTGTCCTTTAGTGTATACTATTAGTCTCTCACCCTGAAAGAATGGTGAACAATGACAAAATTTTTTCCGCAGATATCGGCTAATTTTCGCGGAGAGAAAATTCTGCGTGAATCTGCGAAATCTGCGGGAATATATCTATTTCTTTTCCTGCGCTTCGACCACTGCGATCGCGGTCATATTGTAAAAATAATTCAACTTTTCATCAGGGTATCAAATATGACGAAATTCTTGATGAAGGTTTCGTACCTGCACTGTCAAACTGACCGCCAACATATAATTCACTCCCATTGATAGCCATGGCATTTACACCAGGTGGAAAACCAAGGGATCCATACCCGCCAACCCCACTCCCCAAACCACACCACTCATTGCCGTCCCATTGTGCAATATAATTTATGGGTTTTGTGCCTAGCATCGTAAACCAACCACCGCAATACAAAATATTATCGTAAAAAAGTAAACTCACCACATATTCGTTTGCACCATCACCTAAGCTAGACCAAGAGTTGCCATCCCACTGAGCTAACCGATAAGCTGTATTTCCACCTGCGGTCGTAAATATCCCTCCGGCATAAATAGTGCTATTATTTACTGCCAGAGCCCTTACATAATTATTCATGCCACTTCCAAGTGCACTCCATGCCGATCCATTCCATTTGGCGATGCGATTAGCTGATGTTCCTCCGGCGACAGTAAAGTTTCCTCCAACGATTACGTCCGTCCCAGCAATAGCCATTGAATAAATGACGTCGTTCGTTCCCGTCCCAACCGCCGACCATTGCGATCCATTCCATTTGGCAATATTATTTGCCGGAACTCCACCGGCTTGTGTAAACGAACCACCAATATATAAATCACCGTTTAAGACAGCCATTGCATAAACATTTCCATCGGTGCCGCTCCCAAGCGCATGCCAGCTATTCCCATCCCATCTGGCAACATGATTGACGGTGACTCCACCGGCTGTTGTAAATACTCCTCCATAATAAACGTCATTCCCAATCACAACAATCGGGAACACAGCCTCATTCATGCCACTGCCCAAAGCAGACCAATTAGCTCCATTCCACTTAGCAGCAAAACTAACAAGTGAAGAGCCCGCATAATCAAATCTGCCGCCGACATAAACATCCGATCCCTTACTTGCAATTCCATATACGTCACTGCTAAGTCCTTTAACACGAAATTGCTCACTCCAATTAAAATCGGCGAGTATGGGATCAAGGCAATTGCCATTATCTGCTACGATAGTACGTGTCATCAAGATGTTGGCTGATATAGTTTGCCCTCTTTTGACCAATACATCAACCGTCGTCGTAACAAAACCATTCTTAGATGCACCTACAGTATATGGTCCCTCAGAAACTTCAGGAATTAAATAATTGCCATTGCTGTCAGTAAAAACTGAACCCGTCGGAGGGTTTGTCGCTATTAATACATTAACTATAGCTGAATCCCCAACCGCCGTAATTACCTTTCCGGAAATGTTACTGATAGGTTTACTCTCTTCATTACACGCACTCAGAACTAAAATGAAAATCAGAAAGAAATTGATGAGTTTCATACGCCCCCTTTTTTGTTTAAAATTAGTCATTTTGATAGATAGTTTAGAAAATTCGTGCAAACTTACATTTTTTTTTTGATTTCAAATTACTAAAAGGGCGATGAAATCCCTCGCCCTTTTACTGATCCATTCTAACTTACTTCTTTTCCTGCGCTTCGACCACTGCGATTGCGGTCATATTGACGATGTCATTCACTTCACAGCCTTTTTGGAGTAAGTGAACCGGATTACGCATGCCCATCAATATCGGACCGATCGCTTCGGCGCCGCCGAGCCGCTGGAGCAGTTTCACCGACGCATTTGCCGATTGCAGATCCGGGAATATGAGCACGTTGGCGCCGCCCTTTAAAGTGCTGAACGGATAAAATTCGTCGATGATCTCCGGCACTACCGCCGTATCGGCCTGCATTTCACCGTCAATCATAAGTTCCGGCACACGTTTTCGCGCGATCTTCAAAGCCTGCGCAATGCGGTCGGTGTCTGCATGTTTCACACTGCCGAAATTAGAAAACGAAACCATCGCTACGCGCGGTTCGATATTGAAACGTTTG from bacterium includes the following:
- a CDS encoding carboxypeptidase regulatory-like domain-containing protein, which produces MHEFSKLSIKMTNFKQKRGRMKLINFFLIFILVLSACNEESKPISNISGKVITAVGDSAIVNVLIATNPPTGSVFTDSNGNYLIPEVSEGPYTVGASKNGFVTTTVDVLVKRGQTISANILMTRTIVADNGNCLDPILADFNWSEQFRVKGLSSDVYGIASKGSDVYVGGRFDYAGSSLVSFAAKWNGANWSALGSGMNEAVFPIVVIGNDVYYGGVFTTAGGVTVNHVARWDGNSWHALGSGTDGNVYAMAVLNGDLYIGGSFTQAGGVPANNIAKWNGSQWSAVGTGTNDVIYSMAIAGTDVIVGGNFTVAGGTSANRIAKWNGSAWSALGSGMNNYVRALAVNNSTIYAGGIFTTAGGNTAYRLAQWDGNSWSSLGDGANEYVVSLLFYDNILYCGGWFTMLGTKPINYIAQWDGNEWCGLGSGVGGYGSLGFPPGVNAMAINGSELYVGGQFDSAGTKPSSRISSYLIP
- a CDS encoding TfoX/Sxy family protein, which encodes MPHFIQNRQKHEINRLPNIGKVMAKKLKRADIYSFHELKKLGAEKVFLRLKAEDEGACLSSLCALEGAIQGIRWHELSKEKKEELRRFFEQQKETKKPR
- a CDS encoding pyruvate, phosphate dikinase; its protein translation is MATKPKSKPAKTKSKKMVYTYGNGKAEGKAEMKNLLGGKGANLAEMANIGIPVPAGFTITTEVCTYYYKNKRKFPPEVKAQVEKAMVFVEKIMGAQFNDKKNPLLVSVRSGARRSLPGMMETVLNVGLNEATCKGLIEKTQNPRFVYDAYRRLIQMYSDVVMEKAAGIEPKDGHGIRHLLELDLNALKTARGIKLDTDLTADDLKQLIATYKARVIEVLGTPFPEDPMEQIWGAIGAVFASWVGKRAIAYRRIEGIPDEWGTAVNVQAMVYGNMGNSSATGVAFTRNPATGDNHFYGEWLANAQGEDVVAGIRTPNPLNEIGKNPHNEHLSSLETAMPNAYKQLHVIERKLEKHYHDMLDIEFTIQEGKLWMLQCRVGKRNGPSAVKMALDMYKEKLINKEEAIMRVTPAQLEELLHPIIDPAAELKLKPIAKGLPAGPGGAAGQAVFSAADAVAWGKQGKKVILVRDETNPEDVEGMRAAEGILTARGGMTSHAALVARGWGKCCIVGAGELEIHLSDRYFRVNGHKINEGDWITLNGTAGFVYEGSLPMIKAAEDNPNFIEFMKLCDQVRRLKVRTNADTPEDAAKGRLFGAEGIGLFRTEHMFYGKNSEQPLFLLRKMIVSKNEEERRAALDELFPFVKSDIKGTLAAMDGYAVTIRTLDPPLHEFVPQHEEERNKLSSSLGITAEQFNKRAEDLHENNPMMGHRGVRLGVTYPEVTEMQVRAIFEAAAELLKEGKKVFPEIMIPVVAANTELKNQKTLVENIYAEVLAKFGMKKIPHLVGTMIEIPRACLTADKVAEDAEFFSFGTNDLTQMTFGFSRDDIGGFLPEYLDKKLLPVDPFQVIDQNSIGILMKMAIDKGRKVRKDLKIGICGEHGGEPNSVEFCHSLGLNYVSCSPFRVPIARLAAAQAVINEKVNK